The nucleotide sequence CAGCACGGTATCTTCGTAGCCGACCATGCCCGGAAATGTTTCTTCGCCGGCAGCGAGCATGTGGATAAAGTTCTCTTGAATTTCCTGCTTGACTGAGCGCGACTTCCAACCGCTTTCCTTCAATTCCTTCATGTTGACAGGGCGTGAAGTGGCCGGGGTGGGTTCGTTCGGATTTGTCACTAGCGAATCTTCCGTGTGGATGTCGTTTTTTGGAAACTTCCGGAATTATAGCGCAGTAAGCCTAATCGCCAAGCTTTGGGACTTCTACGGAGCTTAATCCGCCAAAAAGCCGCTGCTTGGAAGCCAGGTCAGGTGGTTCCCCCTGACGCCGAGACTCCTCGGCTGAGATTTCCCGCGACGCAATTCCCTGCCTCTAGGACTCTGTAAGGCATTGATACCATGAGATCGATCCTGCTTCTGCTCCTCTTCAGTTCCGTGGCGTCTTCTGCTGAACCGGTCGTCACGCGAAATATCAACTATGCCGGGACCAACAACGTACGGCAAACCCTCGATGTTTACGCGGCGAAAGACGGCAAACAGCAACCAGTGGTCATCTGGTTGCATGGAGGTGGCTGGCGTCGGGGTAACAAGATTCTGGTCCAGCAGAAACCTCAAGCGTTCGTCGATCAGGGCTATGTCTTTGTTTCGATCAACTACCGCTTTACACCGGAGTTCACCATGAGCGACCTGGCAACCGACGTTGCCACGGCGGTGAAATGGGTGACCGAAAACATCGAAACACATGGCGGCTCGCCGGAGATCATCTTTATTGGTGGCCACTCGGCAGGTGCCCATCTGTCCGCCTTGGTTTCGACAGACGAGCGCTACCTGAAAGCCCAAGGTTTGAGTCTTGGCACCTTGAAGGGCTGTTTTCCGGTCG is from Bremerella sp. JC817 and encodes:
- a CDS encoding alpha/beta hydrolase, producing the protein MRSILLLLLFSSVASSAEPVVTRNINYAGTNNVRQTLDVYAAKDGKQQPVVIWLHGGGWRRGNKILVQQKPQAFVDQGYVFVSINYRFTPEFTMSDLATDVATAVKWVTENIETHGGSPEIIFIGGHSAGAHLSALVSTDERYLKAQGLSLGTLKGCFPVDTATYDCAKLVSGLKLLRSNRVSLYTNAFGEETASQQKYSPITHLQKGTDYPDFLLLFCESRRDATLAATHFAKAIQQVGGTAETYAAPGKDHASINNDLGTEGDETTNVLFAFLNKLIEEAKEPGDVNSPK